Proteins encoded within one genomic window of Candidatus Macondimonas diazotrophica:
- a CDS encoding VRR-NUC domain-containing protein, protein MTSKTEAATFRRLNDYVRKQRGGEIFHADILYPGFPDKMILLPNGQVMFAELKRAGGSLRPGQMYWRKRLQTLGFEAEIFYEYQALIEWIEREEKTD, encoded by the coding sequence ATGACAAGTAAAACTGAAGCCGCAACTTTTCGTAGGCTGAATGATTATGTAAGGAAGCAGCGCGGTGGTGAGATCTTCCACGCCGATATCCTGTACCCAGGGTTCCCTGACAAGATGATCCTGCTCCCCAACGGACAAGTCATGTTCGCGGAGCTGAAGCGCGCTGGTGGTAGCCTTCGCCCAGGGCAGATGTACTGGAGGAAAAGGTTGCAGACTCTCGGTTTCGAGGCTGAGATTTTCTATGAGTACCAGGCACTGATCGAATGGATCGAGCGTGAAGAAAAAACCGATTGA